A single genomic interval of Lathyrus oleraceus cultivar Zhongwan6 chromosome 7, CAAS_Psat_ZW6_1.0, whole genome shotgun sequence harbors:
- the LOC127104921 gene encoding secreted RxLR effector protein 161-like, whose translation MDDLNPVLSPVKPNLKLEKHGEEEKVDATLFKLIVGSLRYLCNSIPDIRFSIGLVSRYMDVPKVLHMKVARRIPRYLEGSINCGILFPRDYESKEVVINWYSYTDWCEDKEDRRSTNDYYFQVFGALTSWCSRKKLVVALSLCEAEYITGFYASCKEIWIRSVLDEMRVKVKNSLAPLIDNKSVINLA comes from the coding sequence ATGGATGATTTGAATCCTGTATTATCACCTGTCAAACCTAATCTGAAATTAGAGAAACATGGAGAGGAGGAAAAAGTCGATGCCACTTTGTTCAAACTAATTGTAGGATCCCTGAGGTATCTGTGCAATAGCATACCTGATATACGTTTCTCAATCGGATTAGTAAGTAGATACATGGATGTACCAAAGGTGTTACACATGAAGGTTGCAAGAAGAATCCCGAGATACCTAGAAGGATCAATAAATTGTGGAATTTTGTTTCCACGAGATTATGAAAGCAAAGAAGTTGTGATTAATTGGTATTCATATACTGATTGGTGTGAAGATAAGGAAGATCGAAGAAGCACAAATGATTATTATTTTCAAGTATTTGGTGCCCTAACctcatggtgctcgagaaagAAACTTGTGGTCGCATTATCATTGTGTGAGGCTGAATATATAACAGGATTCTATGCTTCTTGTAAAGAAATCTGGATCAGATCTGTGCTGGATGAGATGAGGGTCAAAGTGAAGAATTCTTTGGCGCCGCTGATCGATAACAAGTCAGTCATCAATCTTGCATAG
- the LOC127105406 gene encoding phosphatidylcholine:diacylglycerol cholinephosphotransferase 1, producing the protein MNGGATSYSGDVSAVKRRHSSQTVHSNGVNATDSMPKNSSLFSQASFLKWTLSDVVHVATHHWMPCLFACGLLFFMAVEYTLLMVPSSSPPFDLGFIATRSLHRVLESSPELNNVLAALNTVFVAMQTSYILWTWLIEGRPRATISALFMFTCRGILGYSTQLPLPQDFLGSGVDFPVGNVSFFLFFSGHVAGSMIASLDMRRMKRWEMAWTFDLLNVLQAVRLLGTRGHYTIDLAVGLGAGYLFDSFAGKYVEDSKKKIAKHSGNGNGV; encoded by the exons ATGAACGGCGGCGCCACCTCTTACTCCGGTGACGTCTCCGCCGTTAAACGTAGACACAGCAGCCAAACCGTTCATTCTAACGGCGTTAACGCGACGGATTCAATGCCGAAGAATTCCTCTCTCTTTTCTCAAGCTTCGTTTCTGAAATGGACATTATCTGATGTTGTGCACGTGGCGACTCATCATTGGATGccttgtttgtttgcttgtgGTCTTTTGTTCTTCATGGCCGTGGAGTACACGCTCCTTATGGTTCCTTCTTCGTCTCCACCGTTTGATTTGGGTTTCATCGCCACGCGCTCTCTTCATCGCGTTCTCGAGTCTTCGCCTGAGCTCAACAATGTTCTTGCCGCACTCAATACG GTGTTTGTGGCAATGCAAACGAGTTATATCTTATGGACTTGGTTGATTGAAGGACGTCCCAGAGCAACAATTTCAGCACTTTTCATGTTTACATGTCGTGGGATTTTGGGGTATTCCACCCAGCTACCATTGCCTCAG GATTTTCTGGGTTCTGGTGTGGACTTTCCTGTCGGAAACGTATCGTTCTTCTTGTTTTTTTCGGGCCATGTGGCGGGTTCGATGATAGCTTCCTTAGACATGAGGAGGATGAAGAGGTGGGAGATGGCATGGACATTTGATTTGTTGAATGTTTTACAAGCTGTGAGGTTGCTTGGTACAAGAGGCCATTACACTATTGATTTGGCTGTTGGATTAGGTGCTGGCTATTTATTTGATTCTTTTGCTGGTAAGTATGTTGAAGATAGCAAGAAGAAAATAGCTAAACATAGTGGCAATGGCAATGGTGTATGA